The DNA segment aaacccccccccccgaaatttttcagttttgcttgtatatatatatatatacacgcacacatacaaacgcacacacgaacatccataatgtatggttgaacccccccccccaaaaaaaaaaaaaaaaaaaattctggctacgcccctgctcaagTCTAGCTGCTGAAGGTCCTCAAGCAGTGACTGAATAATCTTGTGCAAGGTGAATTTTGCTACAGTGACAGTTTTCACAAGAAGAACAAGATATTTGCTGTCAACTTTTGAGCGAGATTGGGGTGGGAATTTAGAGCTGTCAGATAACTAGCCAGGACTTTATGCTTTTCACGTTTGCTTCCAATTGGATTGTAGAGTTCAAACTCATCAAAGTAAAGTTACGATCTAATCGACACATTACGCGGCAGTGCGACACCAGTCTTAGAGGCCATGCAAACACTCGCGCGACCGAAATCCAATTTCGATTTCGAAGGCCATGCGTTGTTTTTAATTCCGCATTGGCGCTGTGGTTGTGTGGGGCGCGCATGCGCGTTGTGTGCGTTGTATGGTTTGGCGCCTTTTCGTCATGTTTTCGTTCCCGCTCTGCCAGCTGTGCCGCTCTGCCTGGCTCAGCGCCTATTTCGAACCCATGCTATGGTGGCTACCCATGCGTGCGCGTTTTGGAAGTTATGGCAGGATGCGTTTGCCTCGTCGTGCTGAAGGATGGCCAGCGGAAAAAAGTTTCACTCCCTAACGGTGCCTACGGCGAACTGATGGATGCTCTCGCTTCCTTAACCAACATACATGACAAGACCTTGGTAAGTTTTAATCAAACTTTCGTTTCTTGCTTAGTTCCGATAAGTCGTGAGATGTACTACATGCATACATAACTGTTTTGGCGCGTACTGCCACTGTGGCGTGCAAAGTGATTCAGGCTCTTTGGTAATCCTTTTTGAAGTTTAGAGACTAGCGAAACCGTTATTGTCATTTTATGCTTGGTTCTGTTGAAGTCACTTGCAACGTGAATATAGCTGAAggcaaaacgaagaaaaagctcGCTGCTTTATGAAAGGAACGTCACGCCATACATTTTATGACCGTGTTCGTTCTTTAAGAGTGCGTAATTGTACTTTTGAATTAGCTATTTGATTAGGCTCCAACATATTTTCGCTATTTTTCATAGTTAGGCCGCGGTTTAGGCTAATTCAGTGGCAAACTTTTGTATTCGGAATTTTTCGTTTCAAAAAGTCAGagtagtgtatgtgtgtgtgcaaatGAGAGCGCGCATGTTCTTTGATCTCCCTGTACCCCGCATCTTAGATGCGTGATAgctagggctctgtgttttcggtgtttatatttcttgaaagtcggcgggtgtttatcggagtttatatttttggcggaaattcggcgtttatcggaggttatttctcgtaaatctccaattctccgaaattcggagtttttcattattctcaaaactccaaaattttagatcaattcatatctaaatactaaaatatcaaaactcacgaagcacattttattttttctagaaggtttgaatgcacaaaaacatatatgcacaagcgaaatacttcaacacaaaacacctgcatttgtgtgtataacaaccttagcttaaagcttattgtaaaacacgcaagcatactttgcgaagttgctgtcagtgattgaagcgcgctcctttcgattgacgactctcagctttgaaaacgcCCTTTCAATGTTAGCGCGAGAAACAGGAagtgccagaagacgcagcgcattgcgagaaagcactggccactggacatttgtgaagtctccaaaacgacagggattcaacaatgttacatatttcatagcactgatagtttgcaaaaacactcaggagctggctcatgtcgtcagtttcaagaagcactaattgaaaaataggcgcatatgtTTGGAACgcacagggcagctcatgcttcacatttggattcacaatttgaacacagtaccaaaacgattctttgctgtactggagttgatcgcacaggttgtTCTcggatgtctgtctccacttttcggcgacagcagcgtagtattgcGAATGTTTGCGACAGTCattaagcggtcattctcgtcaaggaggttgaacagacttgtgacatctgatgcgaagacctcggttggatcacgccattgactgatgagtgtgtgcaaacgaacccccagtgtgggataaacttggtgtgccagggtactctcAAGTTCCTCTGCCTCCTTCCTCTGCTTCAAGTTCCTTaacgattgagagcacggcacatgaattggtcttcagaaacctcatcttaacaagcaagtcgtgtacagcttcaggcgatgaaataagactcttgagcttctcacacttcgttcccttggctttgtcgcttcccaataaagacaaaatggcgcgccagtagtccaaaatatcttctagagcttcataaaaagagaaccacctctaTGGACATACGGTTTTAAGCGACTGAAGGACATGCCCatccatggccaagcacacaagaccaaacttaaggCGCAGCTCCTGCCACGagttcaacagggcaggaaagggcacaacaaaatcttgaactacgttaaacgagcttgtcCTTATTCCATCCTCCAGGCGCTGCTGAGTACGTGGCacagatctttgaagtgaagcgccttgaattcagggttggagagttgcaagtccttgtgaagcttctgcatgtaggaagctgagtcggagcacaatacagctacgttgcCTAATACAAGtatacgcgcggtaaactttaaatcggtcgaaCCAGaatatgtatcaatgagcgcttagaactctCCCTATGGATAAAGAATGGacagtataataaaaagttgggcaagttggtgttggtccaggtcatattggcccttgaaatccgagtttatcggataaatctgaattgtCAAAATTTTACTGGCGAATGTTTATCGCATTTATTCGGATACAactgaaaacacggagccttaGTGATAGCTTATACATGTTATCAGTATGATATCACGGCGCGGCCCAGTGACACAAACAACAAACCATGTTTGATCTTCCGCTGTAACATGTATTCAACTTATTGAGTTTTTGAAGCTTCAGCCAGTCATTGCATGCTGATTTACGCGTTTTCCTGTAATCTTGCACTGATTTTGCAACGTGGGCTACTGAAGTGCACTCGAAGAAAGTTGCTACGTTAACATGTTGATTTAACAGATCCAAATGTATGATGAAGAGCTAGACGACTATGTTGATCTTGAGGAAGGAAGTGACGTCCCAAACAAGGCTAAAATAAAATTGGCGCGGAAACAAGGCCTTCATGTTGATGTGAGTACTGTTGCAGGTTGGCAATATCTTATTTGTTTTCTGCAATTCTAAGCAGAGGTTTTATCACGGTGTAATTTACAATGTGGAATGTTACAAAGAATTGGCATACAATATTTAGCGAGAACAGGATCAAACAAGCAAAATAAAATTTAGGAAACTGAGTAAATTGTGGCCGGTGTACTTTTACAATATCCAATGCCAAAAAGCAAATGCCATAAATTTAAGGAAAACCAGACACCAACACAGTGGCTTTTGGCATTCGGTAGAATTGTCTGGCTTCATGTGTGTACATGGACTCACAATGTTAAAGCAATCAACAGCTCCTTTGCTGCAGTAGGCATTCACATCTTAACTCTCTTTTTGTCTTCCCAAATGTCTATTAACCTACTTCGCGTTACCTCATGTTTGCTTTTTGAGGAGTTACAACATAAGTTTCCCTTTTGCAGGGTGCCAGCCCTGCATTGACTTTTGTGCAGAGTGCAGGAGGAGCTGTGGAAATGGCCGAGCAGAGGTATTGTTAGTAGCgaaagtaaaaattaaaaaataaaactgacagACATTTAGAGAATCAGTATTTGCTAATTTTAAAGCACTCTGTATGTTATTTTGCAGTGCCGtgacagaaaacgcacaaaacgtgcAGTCCATCCAGTCGGTGCCACTGGAAAAGGAACGGGATTTTTTAGATTTTGTGCTCCCTTCTTTTGGGCACTACGACGAGGTGCTGAggagaaaaatacaaataaatggcGCTGTGCGCCGTGCCATAGTGGACAAGCTCTTTGCCGCATACATCAAGATCGCATGCTAAGCACTCCATGTATGCTTCTTTTCTTTAGCTATAATTTGGTAGTTTAACTATTCAATGGCTCAACTGTTCATCATGAATGAGCTGTAGGGAACTAAAATTGTATTATAGAAGTTTTAGTGGTTGCCTTTGTTTCTCCTAGTTTGTAACAGCTGTACACTTGTTGGTTGCAACCCTACTGTTGTCAATTGAGAGCCAAAAAAAAGTCTTGAGCATCGTTTGAGCATAACTTTGAAGTTATGAAATGTTCTTGTCGCTGATCTGGCAGTTAAGCAGCTTTGAGGCTGTATCAAATCTGTGGAAGAACATTCAGAAGTGTGCTTGATTGTAAGCTCGAGCGCGCATGGGACCTTACAAAACTGTGATACATGCTCTGCACACAGCAACAAGTGCATGGGAATGTCACATCGATTGTTTGG comes from the Rhipicephalus sanguineus isolate Rsan-2018 chromosome 6, BIME_Rsan_1.4, whole genome shotgun sequence genome and includes:
- the LOC125758896 gene encoding uncharacterized protein LOC125758896, with product MAGCVCLVVLKDGQRKKVSLPNGAYGELMDALASLTNIHDKTLIQMYDEELDDYVDLEEGSDVPNKAKIKLARKQGLHVDGASPALTFVQSAGGAVEMAEQSAVTENAQNVQSIQSVPLEKERDFLDFVLPSFGHYDEVLRRKIQINGAVRRAIVDKLFAAYIKIAC